A window from Malania oleifera isolate guangnan ecotype guangnan chromosome 7, ASM2987363v1, whole genome shotgun sequence encodes these proteins:
- the LOC131160950 gene encoding cytochrome P450 89A2-like, with amino-acid sequence MEFWCSCAIFTLIISLLISALLLLHILKPPKQAKTTRATLPPGPSGFPLIGNLLLFRKPFSDLEPILRNLHARHGPLVTLRLGSRPAIFVADRSLAHHALIQRGAAFADRPPALLTGRITTSNQRTVMSASYGPTWRRLRRNLTFHILNPTRVNSYAHARARTLHTLVDLLSAEAQSGHPVRVLDHFQHAMFSLLVFMCFGDEVDDDKVRGIEAVQRKQLASFNRFNVLNLWPRLGKVLFRKRWKEFLQMRKDQEDLLITLIRARTDGKAKEEVEKERVMSYVNTLIGLELPEEKRELNEGEMVSLCSEFLNAGTDTTATTLQWIMANLVKYPHVQDKLFAEINGVLRGEFKELKEDDLDKLPYLKAVVLEGLRRHPPTHFVVPHAAAEEGIELGSYGVPKNALVNFMAAEMGWDPEVWEDPMEFRPERFLKSDKNGEVGEVGFDLKGVREIKMMPFGAGRRMCPGYGLAMLHLEYFVGNLVWNFEWKGEGVDLSEKQEFTFVMKYPLGAILSPRLKSN; translated from the coding sequence ATGGAGTTCTGGTGCAGCTGCGCCATCTTCACCCTCATCATCTCTCTGCTCATCTCTGCGTTACTACTGCTACATATCCTCAAGCCCCCTAAACAAGCTAAAACTACTAGAGCCACTCTCCCTCCGGGACCCTCTGGTTTCCCCCTCATCGGCAACCTCCTCCTCTTCCGCAAACCCTTCTCCGACCTCGAACCTATCCTCCGCAACCTCCACGCCCGCCACGGCCCCCTCGTCACCCTCCGCCTGGGCTCCCGCCCCGCTATCTTCGTCGCCGACCGCTCCCTCGCCCACCATGCCCTCATCCAACGCGGCGCAGCCTTCGCCGACCGCCCCCCCGCCCTCCTCACCGGCCGCATCACCACCAGCAACCAGCGCACAGTCATGTCCGCCTCCTACGGCCCCACCTGGCGTCGCCTCCGCCGCAACCTCACCTTTCACATCCTCAACCCCACCCGCGTCAACTCGTATGCGCATGCACGCGCCCGCACTTTGCACACTCTCGTCGACCTCCTCTCAGCCGAGGCTCAGTCCGGACACCCCGTTCGAGTCCTAGACCACTTCCAGCACGCGATGTTTAGTCTGCTGGTTTTCATGTGTTTCGGGGACGAGGTCGACGACGATAAGGTTCGAGGAATCGAAGCTGTCCAGCGCAAACAGCTTGCGTCCTTCAACAGGTTCAATGTGCTCAATCTCTGGCCGAGGTTGGGGAAGGTTTTGTTCCGTAAACGTTGGAAGGAGTTCCTGCAGATGAGGAAAGACCAAGAAGATCTACTCATCACTCTGATAAGAGCCCGAACCGATGGGAAAGCCAAAGAAGAAGTTGAGAAAGAGCGTGTGATGTCCTACGTAAATACATTGATAGGACTTGAACTCCCGGAGGAGAAGAGAGAGCTTAATGAAGGAGAAATGGTGAGTCTATGCTCGGAGTTTCTAAACGCCGGTACGGACACAACGGCGACCACGCTGCAGTGGATAATGGCCAACCTGGTGAAATACCCACATGTGCAAGACAAGCTTTTCGCAGAGATAAATGGGGTTCTGCGGGGAGAATTTAAAGAATTGAAGGAGGATGACTTGGACAAGCTGCCATATCTGAAAGCTGTGGTGTTGGAGGGGCTGAGAAGGCACCCTCCAACCCACTTCGTGGTGCCTCACGCCGCGGCGGAGGAAGGCATTGAGCTGGGCAGCTATGGGGTGCCCAAAAACGCGCTCGTAAACTTCATGGCGGCGGAGATGGGGTGGGATCCGGAGGTGTGGGAGGACCCAATGGAGTTCAGGCCGGAGAGATTCTTGAAAAGCGACAAGAATGGGGAAGTGGGTGAAGTAGGGTTTGATTTGAAAGGGGTGAGGGAGATCAAAATGATGCCGTTTGGGGCAGGGAGGAGGATGTGTCCCGGGTATGGGTTGGCCATGCTCCATTTGGAGTACTTCGTGGGAAATTTGGTTTGGAATTTTGAGTGGAAGGGTGAAGGGGTCGATCTGTCGGAAAAGCAAGAATTCACTTTTGTGATGAAGTATCCTCTTGGGGCCATCTTATCTCCAAGGTTGAAATCGAATTGA
- the LOC131159269 gene encoding cytochrome P450 89A2-like codes for METWFIILISLCITTLLAYLLNPSKTSTKRSLPPGPPSYPLVGNLLWLRRSFFDLEPTLRSLHALHGPLITLRIGPKTLIFISSRAVAYQALVEASAVFAGRPAGLPTARVMNNNPQNISSSTYGPNWRLLRRNLTAGILHQSRSKSYSAARERVVRLLIRRLSSAAAEGGAVPVADHFPYAMFYLLSLMCFGGDELEERRIREIEDVQRRMLSSINRFNILNLWPKFGKILFRSRWKELLDLCENQKEVLLPLIRARIRAKQEMQGNEDMLTYVDTLKDLELPVEMRKLDEGEMVSLCSEFLTAGVDTTTAVLQWIMANLVKYPHIQNKVFAEINGVFENGERDWVREEDLQKMPYLKAVVLEGLRRHPPGHLLVPHSVTKDVELGGYFLPKDTTVNFMVADMGWDPEVWDDPMAFKPERFLSDGGDGGGDGGGGELFDVTGSRGIKMMPFGAGRRICPGYGLAMLHLEYIVGNLVWAFEWEEVEGAEVDLSEKQEFAIVMKNALTVHLSPRSKMHHN; via the coding sequence ATGGAGACTTGGTTCATTATCCTCATCTCCCTCTGCATCACCACACTCCTCGCCTACCTCCTAAACCCCTCTAAAACCTCCACAAAACGCAGTCTCCCTCCAGGGCCCCCCTCCTATCCCTTGGTCGGCAACCTCCTATGGCTCCGCCGGTCCTTCTTCGATCTCGAACCGACCCTCCGCTCCCTCCACGCCCTCCACGGCCCCCTCATCACTCTCCGCATCGGCCCCAAGACCTTAATCTTCATCTCCTCCCGCGCCGTCGCCTACCAGGCCCTCGTCGAGGCCAGCGCCGTCTTCGCTGGCCGCCCCGCCGGCCTCCCCACCGCCCGCGTCATGAACAACAACCCCCAAAACATCAGCTCCTCCACCTACGGCCCCAACTGGCGCCTCCTCCGCCGCAACCTCACCGCCGGAATCCTCCACCAGTCGCGCTCCAAGTCCTACTCCGCCGCCCGCGAGCGCGTCGTCCGCCTCCTCATCCGCCGGCTCTCTTCGGCGGCTGCCGAAGGCGGCGCCGTCCCTGTCGCCGATCATTTCCCGTACGCCATGTTCTACTTGCTTTCTTTGATGTGCTTTGGCGGGGACGAGCTGGAGGAGAGGAGGATCAGAGAGATCGAAGATGTGCAGCGAAGGATGCTATCGAGCATCAACAGATTTAACATACTCAATTTGTGGCCcaaatttgggaaaattttgtTCCGGAGCCGATGGAAGGAGCTCTTGGATCTGTGTGAGAATCAAAAAGAAGTATTGCTTCCTCTGATTAGAGCTCGAATTAGGGCAAAACAAGAGATGCAGGGGAATGAGGATATGTTAACATACGTGGACACGCTGAAGGATCTCGAACTCCCGGTCGAGATGAGAAAGCTTGACGAAGGAGAGATGGTGAGCCTGTGCTCGGAGTTTCTCACCGCCGGCGTGGACACGACGACGGCGGTGTTGCAGTGGATCATGGCCAATTTGGTGAAATACCCACACATTCAAAACAAGGTATTTGCAGAGATTAATGGGGTTTTTGAAAATGGAGAGAGAGATTGGGTGAGGGAAGAAGATCTGCAGAAGATGCCATATCTGAAAGCTGTAGTTTTAGAGGGTTTAAGGCGGCACCCTCCTGGTCACCTATTGGTGCCCCATTCCGTGACAAAGGATGTGGAGCTGGGTGGCTACTTCTTGCCCAAAGACACCACAGTGAATTTCATGGTGGCGGACATGGGGTGGGACCCGGAAGTCTGGGATGATCCCATGGCGTTCAAGCCGGAGAGATTTTTATCAGACGGCGGCGATGGAGGTGGAGACGGCGGAGGAGGGGAATTGTTCGACGTGACGGGGAGCAGGGGGATAAAGATGATGCCGTTTGGGGCGGGGAGGAGGATATGTCCAGGTTACGGATTGGCGATGCTGCATTTGGAGTATATAGTGGGAAATTTGGTGTGGGCATTTGAGTGGGAGGAGGTGGAGGGGGCAGAGGTTGATCTTTCTGAGAAGCAGGAGTTTGCCATTGTTATGAAGAACGCGTTGACTGTCCATTTGTCTCCAAGGTCCAAAATGCATCATAATTAA